In Flavobacteriales bacterium, the following proteins share a genomic window:
- the metX gene encoding homoserine O-acetyltransferase — translation MSVQVFKNNTKFQLESGKILPTFELAYTTNGKLNEAKDNVIWITHALTANANPEEWWSGLVGKGKFYNSEKHFIVCANVLGSNYGSTNPLAVNPENGNKYYHNFPELTIRDIVNAFELLRQHLGITKINTLLGGSLGGQQAVEWAIQQPNVIENLFLIATNAQHSAWGIAFNETQRLAIKADRTWFSYSDDAGLKGLKAARAIALLSYRNYNTYQTTQEDNAEKRGDYKASSYQNYQGDKLVNRFNAFSYWHLTKVMDSHNVGRNRGGVEKALGLIQAKTLVVAINSDILFPVSESVRLHENIKNSELEIIDSLYGHDGFLIETEQLKTIFENFYISKKLKKEIYEYAN, via the coding sequence ATGTCAGTACAAGTATTTAAAAATAACACAAAATTTCAGTTAGAATCGGGTAAAATTTTACCAACATTTGAACTTGCTTATACCACAAATGGCAAGTTAAACGAGGCAAAAGACAATGTTATTTGGATTACTCACGCTTTAACAGCAAACGCTAATCCTGAAGAATGGTGGAGTGGTTTAGTAGGTAAAGGAAAATTTTACAACTCCGAAAAACACTTTATTGTTTGTGCCAATGTGTTGGGTTCAAATTATGGTTCTACCAATCCATTAGCTGTAAATCCAGAAAATGGCAACAAGTATTACCACAATTTTCCTGAACTCACTATACGCGATATTGTAAATGCTTTTGAGTTGTTACGTCAACATTTGGGCATTACCAAAATCAACACCTTATTGGGTGGTTCCTTGGGTGGTCAGCAAGCTGTGGAATGGGCAATACAACAGCCCAACGTAATTGAAAACTTGTTTTTAATCGCAACCAATGCTCAACATTCTGCTTGGGGAATTGCCTTTAACGAAACACAACGATTGGCAATTAAAGCCGACAGAACATGGTTTTCGTATAGTGATGATGCTGGTTTAAAAGGCTTAAAAGCTGCTAGAGCAATAGCTTTATTGAGCTACAGAAATTACAATACCTATCAAACAACTCAAGAAGATAATGCAGAAAAACGGGGTGATTATAAAGCGTCTTCTTACCAAAATTATCAAGGTGATAAGTTGGTAAACAGGTTTAACGCTTTTTCTTATTGGCACTTAACCAAAGTAATGGACAGCCATAATGTTGGTAGAAACAGAGGTGGAGTAGAAAAAGCCTTGGGGTTAATTCAAGCAAAAACACTTGTAGTGGCTATTAATTCCGACATCCTTTTTCCTGTTTCGGAATCGGTTAGGTTGCACGAAAACATCAAAAACAGTGAATTAGAAATTATCGATTCGTTGTACGGACACGATGGATTTTTAATAGAAACAGAACAGTTAAAAACAATATTTGAAAATTTTTATATCAGTAAAAAATTAAAAAAAGAGATTTATGAGTACGCAAACTAA
- a CDS encoding homoserine dehydrogenase yields MSTQTKNISLIGFGTVGQGFFHYLEENKEDKQLATVVIKNASKSRVPDTLNFSTDVNDVHNNKEITTVVELISDFEQAFSIVKQALLQGKHVVSSNKKMIAYHLEELVELEQNSKGNFLYEGAVAGSIPILKIINEQYAFDEITEVRGILNGTSNYILTQIFEKGIGYKEALQQAQDAGFAEANPASDVEGYDALYKLLILATHAFGKFISPEKALNIGINNIKNSDIVFAKKNKLSIKLVGSIKSINNKLTLSVLPTFVDENDDLYHVKNEYNAIEVISKNIGSQVFKGKGAGSLPTGHVVYTDFKSVENTNYSYKNIPSGKRIKYETKDSIWVYSNKITLLEKYLEDVVLFNGPEGYGSVKIADLIKAKDIISVHNLSIIAVNENIRQQLVKQQRKAVFTYA; encoded by the coding sequence ATGAGTACGCAAACTAAAAATATTTCACTTATCGGTTTTGGAACAGTTGGACAAGGTTTTTTTCATTATTTGGAAGAAAACAAGGAAGACAAACAATTGGCAACAGTAGTAATAAAAAATGCTTCGAAAAGCAGAGTTCCTGATACATTAAATTTTAGCACCGATGTAAACGATGTACACAACAACAAAGAAATAACAACGGTTGTTGAGTTGATTAGTGATTTTGAACAAGCATTTTCAATTGTAAAACAAGCATTGTTACAAGGTAAGCATGTGGTGTCGTCAAATAAAAAAATGATTGCATACCATTTAGAAGAGTTGGTTGAATTGGAACAAAACAGCAAAGGAAACTTTTTGTACGAAGGGGCTGTGGCTGGGAGTATTCCAATACTTAAAATTATAAACGAGCAATATGCTTTTGATGAAATAACAGAAGTTCGTGGTATTTTAAATGGCACATCCAATTATATTTTAACACAAATTTTTGAAAAAGGCATTGGCTATAAAGAAGCATTGCAACAAGCTCAAGATGCTGGTTTTGCCGAAGCCAATCCTGCCTCAGATGTTGAAGGGTATGATGCGCTTTACAAGTTGTTAATTTTAGCAACACACGCTTTTGGTAAATTTATTTCGCCTGAAAAAGCATTAAACATTGGTATAAACAACATCAAAAACAGCGACATTGTTTTTGCTAAAAAAAACAAGCTAAGCATTAAGTTAGTTGGGTCAATTAAAAGCATAAACAATAAACTTACTTTAAGTGTTTTACCAACTTTTGTTGACGAAAACGATGATTTGTACCATGTTAAAAATGAATACAATGCTATTGAGGTGATTTCTAAAAACATTGGTTCGCAAGTTTTTAAAGGTAAAGGTGCAGGTAGTTTACCAACGGGGCATGTGGTTTACACCGATTTTAAATCGGTAGAAAACACCAACTATTCGTACAAAAATATTCCATCAGGAAAACGAATTAAGTACGAAACCAAAGACAGTATTTGGGTGTATTCCAATAAAATTACCTTGCTTGAAAAATATTTGGAAGATGTAGTATTATTCAACGGACCAGAAGGTTATGGAAGCGTTAAAATTGCTGATTTGATAAAAGCAAAAGACATTATAAGTGTACACAATTTATCCATTATTGCAGTAAACGAAAACATCCGACAACAATTAGTAAAACAACAGCGCAAAGCAGTATTCACTTACGCATAA